From the Thermococcus guaymasensis DSM 11113 genome, one window contains:
- a CDS encoding DUF835 domain-containing protein — translation MRWRYVESVTPSISVLTAIITLGVLIYTYLKHWKRPLLYWSAAWVFFILMMVSFHTENKEGVAIFYALFAGMAMSGTVRYLKEHGGFNVLSMPELIGIVPSLVTLYGVVLTHLGLPYGFLSSIEVPFVVLSGAVIILAGILFVKMSRRHRDSLYLGIITIAFGIFVILYPVRMSFTRLHYILRLLATVMSVFIAFFLIRLVRSRGFLFLEEPVEVKVSLEPGVKLITPREYEEVKKELKEYPVLAFVRDLRVPEKWTTFYLSNTGQKGSISPTNIAYLAQVVSDYFKKAKEKGIRGVVVIDCVEYLITYNSFEAVVKFLATLADLALINNGVLLVVVEKEALEEHQFVILKRILG, via the coding sequence ATGAGATGGAGATATGTAGAGTCAGTTACCCCCAGCATCAGTGTTCTCACAGCCATCATAACCCTAGGGGTACTTATTTACACGTACTTAAAGCATTGGAAAAGGCCCCTCCTTTACTGGTCTGCCGCTTGGGTCTTCTTCATACTAATGATGGTGTCATTTCATACAGAGAACAAAGAGGGAGTTGCAATTTTCTATGCCCTCTTCGCAGGAATGGCAATGTCCGGGACTGTAAGGTATCTCAAGGAGCATGGTGGTTTCAACGTTCTCTCTATGCCGGAGTTAATAGGGATTGTCCCTTCCCTCGTTACCCTCTACGGTGTGGTCTTAACTCATTTAGGGCTCCCCTATGGCTTTTTATCCTCTATTGAAGTCCCCTTTGTCGTCCTTTCAGGAGCGGTTATAATATTGGCCGGCATTCTTTTCGTGAAAATGAGTAGAAGACATAGAGACAGTCTTTACCTGGGCATTATAACAATTGCGTTTGGCATATTCGTTATCCTCTACCCAGTAAGAATGAGTTTTACCAGACTTCATTATATATTGAGGCTCCTCGCTACTGTTATGTCTGTATTCATAGCCTTTTTCTTAATAAGGCTTGTACGTTCCAGGGGGTTCTTGTTCCTTGAGGAGCCCGTAGAGGTGAAAGTCTCCCTAGAACCCGGCGTCAAGCTCATAACACCTCGAGAGTACGAAGAAGTGAAAAAAGAGCTCAAGGAATATCCCGTGCTGGCATTTGTTAGGGACTTACGCGTCCCAGAAAAATGGACGACCTTCTACTTGAGCAACACGGGGCAAAAGGGTTCCATCTCTCCAACGAATATTGCATACCTAGCCCAAGTAGTGTCTGACTATTTTAAGAAGGCAAAAGAAAAAGGAATTAGGGGTGTCGTGGTGATAGATTGCGTTGAGTATTTGATAACATACAACAGCTTTGAAGCTGTTGTGAAGTTCTTAGCAACATTGGCGGACCTTGCGCTGATAAACAATGGTGTGCTTCTTGTAGTCGTAGAAAAAGAGGCCTTGGAGGAGCATCAGTTTGTAATACTAAAGCGAATTCTAGGTTAG
- a CDS encoding ferritin family protein, protein MLAKYPFEIPKEGPLSKREIAQALRWAIEAELDAINFYEQLAEHIEDERIKHIFYDVANEEKEHFGEFLAALFEIDKELAKYMKEGFEEVEEETGIKVEL, encoded by the coding sequence ATGCTTGCGAAATACCCGTTTGAAATTCCAAAGGAGGGGCCCCTCTCAAAGAGGGAAATCGCCCAGGCCCTGCGCTGGGCCATCGAGGCCGAGCTCGATGCTATAAACTTCTACGAACAGCTTGCCGAGCACATTGAGGACGAGAGGATAAAGCACATATTCTACGACGTTGCCAACGAGGAGAAGGAGCACTTTGGGGAGTTCCTCGCGGCGCTCTTTGAAATTGATAAGGAGCTCGCGAAGTACATGAAAGAGGGCTTTGAAGAGGTCGAAGAAGAGACAGGAATAAAGGTCGAACTCTGA
- a CDS encoding helix-turn-helix domain-containing protein yields MVDVPKWMMGDMAVLKNLMMTLKPLMAEPKRSIIKILSDGVKGTNEIYQALQERGLNMPRSTLYYHLSALEDMGIIEMAGYREVGGGAPEKLWKLRVRKIGIDLVTGEIFRE; encoded by the coding sequence GTGGTGGATGTGCCGAAGTGGATGATGGGTGACATGGCAGTTTTGAAGAACCTCATGATGACCCTCAAGCCTTTGATGGCCGAACCGAAGCGGAGCATCATAAAAATCCTGAGTGATGGTGTCAAGGGGACGAACGAGATATACCAGGCCCTCCAAGAGAGGGGCCTCAACATGCCCCGCTCAACGCTTTACTACCACCTCTCGGCCCTCGAGGACATGGGGATAATCGAGATGGCGGGTTACAGAGAAGTTGGAGGTGGAGCGCCCGAGAAGCTCTGGAAGCTCAGGGTCAGGAAGATAGGAATAGACCTCGTCACGGGGGAGATATTCAGGGAGTGA
- a CDS encoding flavodoxin family protein: MKTLVVFYSRSGTTKRVAREVAEALSADVDEVIDKKSRKGILGFLRAGYDATRGKTTEIEFEKDPFDYDLVVIGTPVWNGRVTPAIRTYLLRNREKIKNAAFFCTCAGRLGKCLEQMEKILGKRPVLRKILVRKKLEEGIKELVEGLKALSDPNL; this comes from the coding sequence ATGAAAACGCTCGTTGTCTTCTACTCACGGAGTGGGACGACAAAAAGGGTCGCCCGGGAAGTAGCCGAGGCCCTCAGCGCGGACGTTGACGAGGTCATAGACAAAAAGTCCCGGAAGGGTATTTTAGGCTTCCTAAGGGCGGGCTACGATGCAACGAGGGGCAAAACAACGGAGATAGAGTTTGAGAAGGATCCTTTTGATTACGACCTTGTGGTCATTGGAACTCCCGTCTGGAACGGCCGCGTGACCCCGGCCATAAGGACTTACCTGCTCCGGAACAGGGAGAAGATTAAAAACGCCGCCTTTTTCTGCACGTGCGCGGGAAGGCTCGGAAAGTGCCTTGAGCAGATGGAGAAAATCCTGGGAAAGAGGCCAGTCCTCAGGAAGATCTTGGTGAGAAAGAAGCTGGAAGAAGGGATAAAGGAGCTGGTTGAGGGTCTGAAGGCCTTAAGTGATCCTAATCTTTAG
- a CDS encoding NHL repeat-containing protein — protein MRKSALLILGIIMLVIGMVGLGEKTFERKQFYWANAYGGESFDYATAVAVTPDGEVVVAGQTRSFGAGYEDVWVIKLKANGSVKWQKTYGGKLFDAVGAIALTKDGDVIIAGDSTSFDTSAGNAWVLRLDKDGNIKWQRTYGGKYGDYARAVAVADNGDIIVAGYTLSFGAGNADVWVLRLDENGNIKWQKTYGSRDDEYATAIAITPEGDIIVVGSTFSSGAGDWDIMVLRIDKNGNVKWQKTCGGKKMDEASSVALAKNGDILVAGSTHSFGAGNKDVWILRLDRDGNVKWQKTYSGPGRDSAYAIAITPDNDIIVAGETNSFGAGNLDVWILKLNENGNVKWQKTYGGESDDWAAAIAVTPEGDIVAAGSTFNFGTVGGNFWVLKLPPDGSFPSISKDSNATITEPSIQTSNFKVEISSSDIEVAESWASVQDSNATITIVKASKNAETSTYQQTATASQS, from the coding sequence ATGAGAAAAAGTGCACTGCTAATTTTGGGAATTATTATGTTGGTAATTGGGATGGTTGGTCTAGGCGAAAAAACCTTTGAAAGGAAACAATTTTACTGGGCCAACGCTTATGGTGGTGAATCATTTGACTATGCGACCGCGGTCGCTGTAACTCCAGATGGTGAAGTAGTGGTGGCAGGACAGACCAGGAGCTTTGGTGCTGGCTATGAAGATGTGTGGGTCATAAAACTCAAAGCCAACGGTAGTGTGAAGTGGCAAAAAACGTATGGAGGCAAGTTGTTTGATGCTGTTGGCGCCATTGCCCTCACCAAAGATGGGGATGTAATCATAGCCGGAGATAGTACAAGTTTTGACACAAGTGCGGGCAATGCTTGGGTTCTTAGGCTTGACAAGGATGGAAATATAAAATGGCAGAGAACATACGGCGGTAAATATGGCGATTATGCCCGTGCGGTTGCCGTCGCTGATAACGGTGACATTATAGTGGCAGGTTACACTCTCAGCTTCGGCGCTGGTAACGCTGACGTGTGGGTTCTAAGGCTTGATGAGAATGGTAACATTAAGTGGCAGAAAACCTATGGTAGCAGGGATGATGAGTATGCAACTGCCATTGCTATAACCCCCGAAGGAGACATCATTGTGGTGGGGTCTACCTTTAGTTCCGGTGCTGGAGATTGGGACATTATGGTTCTCAGGATTGATAAGAATGGGAATGTAAAATGGCAGAAAACATGCGGTGGCAAAAAAATGGACGAAGCTTCCTCCGTTGCTCTTGCTAAAAACGGAGACATACTCGTGGCAGGTTCTACTCACAGCTTCGGTGCAGGCAATAAGGATGTCTGGATTCTAAGACTTGATAGGGATGGAAATGTCAAGTGGCAGAAAACGTACAGTGGGCCTGGCCGTGACAGTGCCTACGCGATTGCAATTACCCCAGACAACGACATAATAGTAGCCGGGGAGACTAATAGCTTTGGGGCTGGTAATCTCGACGTCTGGATTCTAAAGCTTAATGAAAACGGCAATGTTAAGTGGCAGAAGACCTATGGAGGAGAGTCAGATGACTGGGCCGCCGCGATCGCAGTTACCCCAGAAGGAGACATAGTAGCAGCGGGTTCTACTTTCAACTTTGGTACCGTAGGTGGAAACTTCTGGGTCTTAAAGCTCCCTCCAGATGGTTCATTCCCAAGCATTTCAAAGGACTCCAACGCGACTATCACGGAGCCTTCCATTCAAACGAGCAACTTTAAGGTCGAGATATCAAGTTCCGATATTGAGGTAGCGGAATCTTGGGCTTCTGTGCAAGACTCTAACGCCACCATTACTATTGTTAAGGCATCCAAAAATGCAGAGACCTCTACTTATCAACAAACTGCTACGGCAAGTCAAAGCTAG
- a CDS encoding FecCD family ABC transporter permease: protein MEYERYVATRIAAGISLLILIFLVSVFSISHGGYSLSMEEVFRALIGGGDYRAHMVIWNIRLPRVLAGILVGASLAISGAVMQGFLRNPLASPFTMGVSHGAMFGASIAILLGAGYSESSGRIVMDNPYSVVLFAFLGAMSAATTILLLARLKGLSPEAIILSGIAMSSLFTALTTLVQYFADELQLAAMVYWSFGDLGRATWREDLILGASFSLVFAYFVMKRWDLNASALGDEVAKSVGVEVERMRIISTFLATFLTAVSVSFVGVIGFVGLVAPHAVRLLFGGDYRFLMPLSALIGALLLLTADTVARLLFSPIVLPVGVVTSFLGAPMFIYLLVRMEGGG from the coding sequence ATGGAGTACGAAAGGTACGTTGCAACTAGGATTGCGGCGGGAATCTCTCTCCTAATCCTAATATTTTTGGTCAGCGTGTTCTCCATTTCCCACGGAGGTTATTCCCTTTCGATGGAAGAGGTCTTCCGGGCACTGATCGGGGGAGGCGACTACAGGGCCCACATGGTAATCTGGAACATCCGCCTCCCAAGGGTGCTTGCCGGAATCCTCGTGGGCGCTTCGCTGGCAATCTCTGGGGCTGTTATGCAGGGATTCCTTAGGAACCCCCTCGCGAGCCCGTTCACGATGGGGGTCTCCCACGGGGCCATGTTCGGGGCTTCCATTGCTATCCTGCTCGGGGCGGGCTATTCCGAGAGCTCGGGGAGAATAGTCATGGACAACCCCTATTCCGTTGTGCTGTTCGCGTTCCTCGGGGCAATGAGCGCTGCAACTACTATCCTGCTCCTGGCGAGGCTGAAGGGGCTGAGCCCTGAAGCAATAATCCTCTCCGGAATCGCGATGAGCTCGCTTTTCACGGCCTTAACCACCCTCGTGCAGTACTTTGCAGACGAGCTCCAGCTCGCCGCGATGGTCTACTGGAGCTTCGGGGACCTCGGAAGGGCGACTTGGAGGGAAGACCTCATACTCGGGGCGAGTTTTTCGCTGGTTTTTGCTTACTTTGTTATGAAGAGGTGGGATCTAAACGCCTCAGCTCTCGGGGACGAGGTCGCAAAATCCGTTGGTGTCGAAGTTGAGAGGATGAGAATAATTTCGACGTTTCTGGCGACGTTTTTGACGGCCGTAAGTGTATCCTTTGTCGGGGTTATCGGCTTCGTCGGACTTGTGGCACCCCACGCTGTGAGGTTACTCTTTGGAGGCGACTACAGGTTCCTGATGCCCCTCTCTGCCCTGATAGGTGCCCTCCTGCTTCTTACCGCGGACACAGTTGCGAGGCTCCTCTTTTCACCGATAGTTCTGCCGGTTGGAGTTGTGACGTCGTTTCTAGGGGCTCCGATGTTCATCTACCTACTGGTGCGCATGGAGGGAGGGGGATGA
- a CDS encoding iron-sulfur cluster assembly protein has product MKVYSPDREWPEPYKAVIEELKKITDPITGGDILDSGVVAGLEVTEDTLKIWLRFESHAEYNIIGESPIAYSKIIGDMMERFALVKFQNVYVYDLSNNIVGKFENRKGYKPEDLTGEKRA; this is encoded by the coding sequence ATGAAAGTTTACAGCCCAGATAGGGAGTGGCCCGAGCCATACAAGGCCGTCATCGAGGAGCTAAAGAAGATAACCGATCCCATTACAGGGGGCGACATCCTTGACTCCGGCGTTGTGGCGGGCCTTGAAGTTACCGAGGATACCCTAAAAATCTGGCTCCGCTTTGAGAGCCACGCGGAATACAACATCATCGGCGAGAGCCCCATCGCGTACTCCAAGATAATCGGGGACATGATGGAGCGCTTCGCCCTTGTGAAGTTTCAGAACGTCTACGTCTACGACCTCAGCAACAACATCGTGGGAAAATTTGAAAACAGGAAGGGCTACAAACCGGAAGACCTAACCGGGGAAAAGAGAGCCTAA
- a CDS encoding ABC transporter ATP-binding protein has translation MKVLKVKNLNFGYNGSQILHNVSLEVERGELVAILGPNGAGKSTLMKCLAGVFKCKGVEVFGKPINEYSQEELAKIIGYVPQAIVPGFMRVFDTVLLGRRPYMGLKPSKKDIEAVKSTLKMLKIDHLALKPLNKLSGGELQKVNIARALAQEPEILLMDEPTNNLDLRSQVEVMKIAREFVDSGKTAVIIMHDVNLALRFADRFVFMKDGRIIKDGGRNVLTPELFEEVYGVRGIIAEVQGVPVVIPALED, from the coding sequence ATGAAAGTTCTGAAGGTTAAAAACCTGAATTTTGGCTACAACGGCTCACAGATACTGCACAACGTCTCCCTGGAGGTGGAGAGGGGGGAGCTGGTGGCGATACTAGGGCCAAACGGTGCTGGAAAGAGCACCCTTATGAAGTGCCTCGCTGGGGTTTTCAAGTGCAAAGGGGTAGAAGTTTTTGGAAAGCCTATAAACGAGTACTCCCAGGAAGAACTTGCGAAAATCATCGGCTACGTCCCCCAGGCCATTGTCCCCGGCTTCATGAGGGTATTTGACACGGTTCTGCTGGGCAGGAGGCCCTACATGGGCTTGAAGCCTTCAAAAAAGGACATTGAGGCCGTTAAATCCACTCTAAAAATGCTGAAAATTGACCACCTGGCCCTGAAACCTCTTAACAAACTCAGCGGGGGAGAACTGCAGAAGGTAAACATAGCAAGGGCGCTCGCGCAGGAACCTGAGATACTCCTTATGGACGAGCCGACCAACAACCTCGACCTGAGGAGCCAGGTGGAAGTGATGAAAATAGCGCGGGAGTTCGTTGACTCCGGCAAAACGGCCGTGATTATAATGCATGATGTCAACCTGGCGCTGCGCTTCGCGGACAGGTTCGTCTTTATGAAAGATGGCAGGATAATAAAAGATGGCGGCAGAAACGTCCTCACCCCGGAACTTTTCGAGGAAGTTTATGGGGTCAGGGGCATTATTGCAGAAGTTCAAGGTGTCCCTGTTGTGATTCCAGCCTTGGAGGACTGA
- a CDS encoding class II SORL domain-containing protein: MLSGTVKSGDWKGEKHVPIIEYEKEGDLVKVEVSVGKEIPHPNTPEHHIAWIELYFHPEGENFPVLVGRAEFSNHSDPLTEPRAVFFFRTEKKGKLYALSYCNIHGLWENEVALE; this comes from the coding sequence ATGCTTAGCGGAACGGTAAAGAGTGGAGACTGGAAGGGGGAGAAACACGTCCCCATTATAGAATACGAAAAGGAGGGCGACCTCGTCAAGGTCGAGGTCAGCGTCGGCAAGGAGATACCGCACCCGAACACCCCGGAGCACCACATAGCGTGGATCGAGCTCTACTTCCACCCCGAGGGGGAGAACTTCCCGGTTCTCGTCGGCAGGGCCGAGTTCAGCAATCACAGCGACCCGCTGACCGAGCCGCGGGCGGTGTTCTTCTTCAGGACTGAGAAGAAGGGCAAGCTCTACGCGCTCAGCTACTGCAACATCCACGGCCTCTGGGAGAACGAGGTCGCGCTCGAGTGA
- a CDS encoding FprA family A-type flavoprotein encodes MPAVRVEKILEEPELYIIRVDDDRIKYFEATWDIPEGITYNAYLMKLKDAVVLFDATKAEYADLFLEKLKELVNPGEITHIIVHHTEPDHTGALPKVLEANGYKAQIIGTAFARNLLEGFYGEEVVKNFKIVKDGEELQIGGRTFRFITVPWLHWPDTMITYVVEDKLIFSCDAGGGYGIPETIDDSDEEVVQKYLPYVTKYIVTVIGHYHKYIVQNIKKLKGLGIIDDARMILPGHGLIWRKNPARVFEYYEAVGAGKVTKGKVLVLYDSMYGFVERRMEIVIDELRKNGLNPVVYRFTDKEAPAVSDILGEVPDSEALIIGASTYEAEIHPRIRYALYEIVDKANYEKPVLIVGAFGWGGVAGRKIETLITRSKFDHVDTVESKGAPGPEDEEKLREAVRKLVAWLS; translated from the coding sequence ATGCCTGCTGTTAGGGTTGAAAAAATTCTTGAGGAGCCTGAACTTTACATCATAAGGGTCGACGACGACCGCATTAAGTACTTCGAAGCGACCTGGGACATCCCGGAGGGGATAACTTACAACGCCTACCTGATGAAGCTGAAGGACGCGGTTGTTCTGTTCGATGCGACAAAGGCCGAGTACGCTGACCTCTTCCTCGAAAAGCTCAAAGAGCTCGTCAATCCCGGGGAGATAACGCACATAATAGTCCACCACACCGAGCCCGACCACACCGGGGCCCTTCCAAAGGTGCTTGAGGCCAACGGGTACAAGGCACAGATAATTGGAACGGCCTTCGCCAGAAACCTCCTTGAGGGCTTCTACGGGGAGGAAGTCGTCAAGAACTTCAAGATCGTCAAGGACGGTGAGGAGCTTCAGATCGGCGGGAGAACCTTCCGCTTCATAACCGTCCCCTGGCTCCACTGGCCCGACACGATGATTACCTACGTAGTGGAAGACAAGCTGATCTTCTCCTGCGACGCCGGCGGCGGCTACGGAATCCCAGAAACTATTGATGACAGCGATGAAGAGGTCGTTCAGAAGTACCTCCCCTACGTGACCAAGTACATAGTCACCGTCATCGGGCACTACCACAAGTACATAGTCCAGAACATCAAGAAGCTCAAGGGGCTGGGAATAATTGATGATGCCAGGATGATACTCCCCGGCCACGGGCTCATATGGAGGAAGAACCCGGCCAGGGTATTCGAGTACTACGAGGCAGTCGGGGCTGGAAAGGTCACGAAGGGCAAAGTCCTGGTGCTCTACGACTCCATGTACGGCTTCGTTGAGAGGAGGATGGAAATCGTGATAGACGAGCTGAGGAAGAACGGACTGAACCCGGTCGTTTACCGGTTCACGGACAAGGAGGCCCCCGCGGTAAGCGACATACTGGGTGAGGTTCCGGACAGCGAGGCCCTGATAATCGGCGCTTCCACCTACGAGGCTGAGATACACCCGCGCATAAGGTATGCCCTCTACGAGATCGTGGACAAGGCCAACTACGAGAAGCCGGTTCTCATCGTCGGCGCCTTCGGCTGGGGCGGCGTCGCCGGAAGGAAGATAGAGACCCTCATAACCCGCAGCAAGTTCGACCACGTTGACACCGTCGAAAGCAAAGGTGCTCCCGGGCCTGAGGACGAAGAGAAGCTCAGGGAAGCAGTTAGGAAGCTCGTGGCGTGGCTCTCCTGA
- a CDS encoding rubrerythrin family protein, translating to MVVKKKMTRKLLEDAFAGESMAHMKYLIFAEQAEKEGFPNIAKLFRAIAYAEFIHAKNHFIALGHLRKTPENLQAGIDGETYEVEDMYPVFKNAAEFQGEKDAVRTTHYALEAEKIHAELYAKAKEKAEHGTDVEIERIYICPVCGYTAVDEAPEKCPVCGVPRDKFVVFE from the coding sequence ATGGTAGTGAAGAAGAAAATGACCCGGAAGTTGCTGGAAGACGCTTTTGCCGGCGAGAGCATGGCGCACATGAAGTACCTGATTTTTGCCGAGCAGGCCGAGAAGGAGGGTTTCCCAAACATAGCCAAGCTCTTCAGGGCAATTGCTTACGCGGAGTTCATTCACGCGAAGAACCACTTCATAGCGCTCGGACACCTCAGGAAGACCCCCGAGAACCTGCAGGCGGGAATAGATGGCGAGACCTACGAGGTCGAGGATATGTACCCCGTCTTCAAGAACGCCGCCGAGTTCCAGGGTGAGAAGGACGCGGTAAGGACGACCCACTACGCCCTTGAGGCGGAGAAGATACATGCCGAGCTATACGCCAAGGCCAAGGAAAAGGCCGAGCACGGAACGGATGTAGAGATAGAGAGGATCTACATCTGCCCCGTCTGCGGATACACAGCCGTTGATGAGGCTCCCGAGAAGTGCCCTGTGTGCGGTGTCCCCAGGGACAAGTTCGTGGTCTTTGAGTAA
- the tsaA gene encoding tRNA (N6-threonylcarbamoyladenosine(37)-N6)-methyltransferase TrmO encodes MELSLRPIGVIRSPYKSPSECPRQGRLSDELSVVEVFPEFEEGLKDIETCTHLIVLYWLDWAKRDVLTAVPPHDGREHGVFATRSPHRPNPIGFAVVELLERRGRELVVKWLDAVNGTLVLDIKPYSSAIDCVENARVGWFEEVDRK; translated from the coding sequence ATGGAGCTTAGCCTCAGGCCGATTGGGGTGATACGGTCGCCCTACAAGAGTCCCTCCGAGTGTCCCAGACAGGGGAGGCTCTCGGATGAATTATCTGTGGTGGAGGTCTTTCCCGAGTTTGAAGAGGGCTTGAAGGACATAGAAACCTGCACGCACCTGATAGTCCTGTACTGGCTCGACTGGGCCAAAAGGGACGTTTTAACCGCCGTTCCGCCGCACGACGGCAGGGAGCACGGAGTCTTTGCAACCCGCTCTCCCCACAGGCCGAACCCGATAGGATTCGCCGTTGTGGAGCTCCTGGAACGGAGGGGCAGGGAGCTTGTTGTGAAGTGGCTCGACGCCGTGAATGGGACTCTCGTGCTTGATATCAAGCCGTATTCTTCCGCCATAGACTGCGTGGAGAACGCAAGGGTCGGATGGTTCGAGGAGGTGGACAGAAAATGA
- the dmpI gene encoding 4-oxalocrotonate tautomerase DmpI has translation MPTVIIEGPKADAEIKRELVRRITEVVREVYKVHHVSVIIHENEPENVGVDGELLSDVIARRKG, from the coding sequence ATGCCGACGGTGATAATTGAAGGCCCTAAAGCCGATGCTGAGATCAAGAGGGAGCTCGTGAGGAGGATAACCGAGGTAGTTAGGGAAGTCTACAAGGTACACCACGTGAGCGTGATAATCCACGAGAATGAGCCTGAAAACGTTGGCGTTGATGGGGAGCTCCTCTCCGATGTGATAGCAAGGAGAAAGGGGTAG
- the rd gene encoding rubredoxin — MAKWKCTVCGYIYDEDEGDPDNGIEPGTRFEGLPDDWVCPLCGAPKDQFEKIE, encoded by the coding sequence ATGGCGAAGTGGAAGTGCACAGTTTGTGGTTACATCTACGATGAGGACGAGGGCGACCCGGACAACGGGATAGAGCCCGGAACCAGGTTTGAAGGCCTCCCGGACGACTGGGTCTGCCCGCTCTGCGGTGCACCCAAGGACCAGTTTGAAAAGATAGAGTGA
- a CDS encoding iron ABC transporter substrate-binding protein: protein MKKVLLKVLSLVVLLVLVSGCLQSQSAEKATMVVKDLAGREVAVPKNVERVVAAGPGALRIIVYLNATDIVVGVEDFEKQHPGGRPYIIAHPELKELPSIGPGGPGKLPDLEALIELKPDVIFMTYVDAKTAQDIQEKTGIPVVVLSYGELTSFEDEKLFESLELAGKILKKEDRAREVIDFIKSVQGNLLKRTENAESPSVYVGGLGYRGAHGIESTKAKYPPFVVLRAKNVADELGEGHKFIDKEKLLEWDPDYIFIDEGGLKLVLDDYRKNPEFYESLKAVKNGNVYGVLPYNYYSTNIGTAMADAYFIGKVLYPERFEDVDPAQKANEIYEFLVGRPVYEELARQFGGFKKIDLSTEEAENSLPTSP from the coding sequence ATGAAGAAAGTTCTCTTGAAAGTCCTCTCGCTCGTCGTCTTGCTTGTCCTCGTGTCTGGTTGCCTGCAGAGCCAGTCCGCGGAGAAAGCTACGATGGTCGTGAAAGACCTCGCCGGCAGGGAAGTGGCAGTTCCGAAGAACGTTGAGAGAGTAGTAGCGGCCGGCCCCGGCGCCCTGAGGATTATAGTCTATCTTAACGCGACGGACATTGTTGTGGGTGTTGAGGACTTTGAAAAGCAACATCCGGGGGGCAGACCCTACATTATAGCCCACCCCGAGCTCAAGGAGCTCCCGAGCATTGGCCCCGGCGGGCCGGGAAAGCTCCCCGACCTTGAGGCGCTGATAGAGCTTAAGCCCGATGTCATCTTCATGACTTATGTTGATGCCAAAACTGCCCAGGACATACAGGAGAAGACAGGAATCCCCGTCGTGGTGCTCAGCTATGGGGAGCTGACGAGCTTCGAGGACGAAAAGCTCTTCGAGTCCCTTGAGCTGGCCGGAAAGATTTTGAAAAAGGAAGACCGGGCGCGGGAGGTCATTGATTTCATAAAGTCGGTCCAGGGGAACCTCCTCAAGAGAACGGAAAATGCAGAGAGCCCGAGCGTCTACGTTGGAGGACTGGGCTACAGGGGAGCCCACGGGATAGAGAGCACGAAGGCCAAGTATCCCCCGTTCGTCGTGCTCCGCGCGAAAAACGTCGCCGACGAGCTTGGAGAGGGCCACAAGTTCATAGACAAAGAGAAGCTCCTTGAGTGGGACCCGGATTACATCTTCATTGACGAGGGCGGGCTGAAGCTGGTGCTCGACGACTACAGGAAGAACCCCGAGTTCTACGAGTCCCTGAAGGCTGTAAAGAACGGCAACGTTTACGGAGTCCTGCCGTACAACTACTACTCCACGAACATCGGCACGGCAATGGCAGACGCGTACTTCATCGGGAAGGTTCTCTATCCGGAGCGTTTTGAGGACGTTGACCCGGCTCAGAAGGCAAACGAGATATACGAGTTCCTCGTAGGCAGGCCCGTCTACGAAGAACTCGCCAGGCAGTTCGGCGGGTTTAAAAAGATAGACCTCTCCACAGAGGAAGCGGAAAACTCACTACCGACTTCGCCGTGA